Within Notolabrus celidotus isolate fNotCel1 unplaced genomic scaffold, fNotCel1.pri scaffold_505_arrow_ctg1, whole genome shotgun sequence, the genomic segment CCTGACAGAGACCAGGACAGCAGACTGTACCCTCAGTGAGTCTCTCCTGACAGAGACCAGGACAGCAGACTGTACCCTCAGTGAGTCTCACCTGACAGAGACCAGGACAGCAGACTGTACCCTCAGTGAGTCTCTCCTGACAGAGACCAGGACAGCAGACTGTACCCTCAGTGAGTCTCACCTGACAGAGACTAGGACAGCAGACTGTACCCTCAGTGAGTCTCTCCTGACAGAGACCAGGACAGCAGACTGTACCCTCAGTGAGTCTCACCTGACAGAGACCAGGACAGCAGACTGTACCCTCAGTGAGTCTCTCCTGACAGAGACCAGGACAGCAGACTGTACCCTCAGTGAGTCTCTCCTGACAGAGACCAGGACAGCAGACTGTACCCTCAGTGAGTCTCTCCTGACAGAGACCAGGACAGCAGACTGTACCCTCAGTGAGTCTCTCCTGTCAGAGACCAGGACAGCAggaggacacaggtgaggacacgggacacaggtgaggacacaggtgaggacacaggtgaggacacaggtgaggacacgggacacaggtgaggacacgggacacaggtgaggacacaggtgaggacacaggtgaggacacaggtgaggacacaggtgaggacacaggtgaggacacaatgtataaatgtataaacTACACCCCCAAAGTGTCTGACACCTGCTGGTCTTGTTATCTGGATGTTGTGACGCCTGAGGGATTGTCTGTACTTGCTCTGCACTCCTCTTCCTGTGTACTGCTCTGTTTCTTCACCTCGATCAAGTTCAGACTATTTCAATGTGAGCCGTCTGAGTCTCCTGAGTGTCCTGTGTCTCCTGAGTGTCCTGAGTGTCCTGAGTCTCCTGTGTCTCCTGTGTCTCCTGTGTCTCCTGTGTCTCCTGAGTCTCCTGTGTCTCCTGTGTCTCCTGTGTCTCCTGTGTCTCCTGAGTCTCCTGTGTCTCCtgtgtccagtttattgttgaaTTTCCTCACAAATTGGCATCACGAACAAAGATCCTCACGACAAAGACCGGTAAGTGCGAACTTGTATTTGCTGTTGCCATGTCTGAGTCTGACAAGATCTCAAAGAAACTTTATTGGGCTTTTAGAATTCTAAACTTGACACATAGTGACAGAAGTGAATTGGTATTTCctgtatgttgacatttctaaGTTAAGGCGTTATGGaatgaacctgatattggatctataATCTTAGATGTAGGGCTGTCGGGCACCCTACGGAGGGGGGTCaggaggtctgagccagcttcaggctgcgactcgacacagaaaagactcagtgtgtgagtctgaatcCTTGGGTAGAAGTTCTGAGGTGATCAAGTGATTAAAAGGTtcagatcagttgtgattctgttttccggcgggacagtaagactctgcaaagtTACTGCAaaggacttcagagcagtgaagggggctgattatttataatctTCCCAAGGATTCAAACTCACAcattgagtcttttctgtgtcgagtcgcagcccgaagctggctcagacctcttgacccCCTGCAGGGTGCCCGACAGCCCTACATCTAATAGATCCAACATCAGGCTCATTCCATATCGCCCTACCTCGTCAGAAAAcacccaatttaaaatatgacattaaacaaacataagcatggaaacataaacatatttaaaatataagatcaagaaagaaagaaagtaaatttagttacaaaacttcattaaaggtgacatatcatgcagaatggactctttaatggttctctccctgaaatctgtgtccctgtctccaaaccccctgaaaagtcaaagactccattctgcccctgttctgatttctccacctttctgtaaatgtgtgctgaaaccagccgtttcagttttcagtgtttttcatacatcacaacgccatccggtctgtaacaggaagtcagagctcggagcttgttcagcccatagactgtataaaatacaactcaacccctcctccgtttttcattccctgcacacatgtgtgctaacaaggagcttaggagggaggcatgctagttgtaggctgtcttaataaacacaaaggtcgctttgactccccacgtctgcagatttgaagatctagtggaggatttttagttttcatggaaaagtgctagcgctagttagcatagccacatagctacatgttggtagctgtgtaccaagacacacgtcgacatactgacaaataaaacaacaagaaacactaaatctgtgaccaatggttcagaaaggtcctgctgcaggcgcctctccgtcaggatcagattctggatcagattcagagggttgaagtaacgcgggtctgtgagcagccgtgtatattcagccaacatgtaaacattagatcaacgtgttgGAGAgacgaggccacacccacttcctgagggggcgtggtcagagagaaaacagagtgttctgaggaggactgaagaagagggtttttcaggcagaccagaatctgatttcaaagtgtttttttgagcataaactttaaagatatgttttggggacctcttagaccaatatatgttgatgaaaaaagcgtgatatgtcacctttaaaactcagtttttgaagagaaattaaaagtttgtagttacagaaataaaaactaaggtttaaaaatgtgtttacatcCATTATAGATCAGTGGAAGCAACATGAAAGAGGAACGCTTTTAGTCTGGACTTAAAGGTGGTCAGAGTCCGGGCTTGTCTAATACTCTCTGGGAGTTTattccaggtctgtgctgcagAATAACAAAAGGGGGACTGATTATTTCTTATAacccctcctaatttaaataaataataagacccaacactgtttactatgtacgttaagttacagaagtacagagggagagagagagagagagagagagagagagagagagagagagagagagagagagagagagagggagagagggagagggagagagagagagtgagagagagagagttagagagagagagagagagagagagagggagagagagagagagagagagagagaggagagggagagagagagagagagagaagagagagagagagagagaggagagagagagagagagagagagagagagagagagagagagagagagactctggaTGCCGTTGAAGTGTTAATTACAGGTTTGGTGTTCACCTGTAGGCATCGTGAGAAAAGCGGTGCTGTAATCTGGAGACACTAAGTCAGTCATAACAtccagataaagacaggagcagagaggaagaccTGGATCACTGCAGAGACCCTGTCTCACCTTCACCCAGAAGCTTCAGATGACAGTGTGAGGAAGTTCCTCTGCCCCTGACACTCAGACTGGAAGatacaagagttaaacattcttataaACATGTAGAAGACTATGAAAGTTCACACAGCAGCTTTGAGACGCCCCGGTGGAAAGGACTGGATGAGTCACTGGTCTTAACTCTGACTGTCTTTCTATCAGAACTCCCCCTGCAGGAATATCAGGTCTCTCAGCTCGTAGTGGTCTCACACTGAGCTCTGTGTGAAAACACAGTGATCCAGAATCCTTCACTGATCAGTTTGATGGATTCTGTAAAGTCTGTAGATCAGCTGCTTTTCTTCAGGTTTGTATTAATCAGGTTTTAAAACACTTCACATCTTCAGAGGGTCACTAACAGGGACCATCAACAGGACCTGATCTGACAGGGAGTCTTTAACACGGATTCTGAATGTGATGTTTGGGCAAAATGATCAGGGGATCCACTGTAGCTCCAGGTCCTAATGAACCCCCTTCAAGAGCCCcatggagagaaggagagaaagataaAGGGAGGGAGGGCGGAAAGTGTAGTCCTGATCCTGGAGCTATTAAGCAACACTTAATGGAACAGGTCTGTTATCATTCAGGTGTCTTTAGGAACCAGAGAAACAGGGTCAGGTTAAACCTGTCAGTAAGGACACAGTAGCATACTACAGCAGGACTAAAGGAGGTCTGATCCCTTCAGGTCCAGCAGCTCCCCCTGATAGTGTTGTTTCCTTCAGCAGTGATGGCAGCTCAGCACGTGAAGCCCAACTTCAGCCAGTCTCAGGCGTCTGAGCTGGTGAAGCGTCTCTTCAGGCTGACGCCATCAGAAGTCCGCTCTCTGCCGAGCTACGATGACCAGAACTTCTACGTGGCGGCGGAGGAGGGAGGCGAGTACGTCCTGAAGATCACGAACTCAGAGGACAGTAAGAACTCCGTCATGATCCAGGTGCAGACGCACGCCATGACCTTCATGCATCAGAACGGGCTTCCTGCACAGACGGCGCTGCCCACCACCTCAGGACAGCTCATGAGCCTGGAGGAGACGGGTAGgacttcttcctttctttgtgtttgtacaGGATGTCTAAAGGTTGTGTTGTCAGGTACCTTTACTTAGTGGATCAGGGTCATTAGTGTTCAGGTGGTTCAGGTCTATGATGACAggtgtgctgcagagagaggccTCGGCAGTCAGGTGGAGTGTActcatcaaactttatttcttcttcctccttaaGGTTTTACttgtagaagtcaattctcaataCTTTTCAAGGgcagcaaattctggaatatttattcctATGAAGtgaaaaactgtttatctttaaaatgttataaatgatgcttaaaaacacttttaaccactgttacttaattaAACTCATCAGTCTCATCATCATACTCATAGAGTATCCAgacacatcatattcatattttgttcttttgaattctgttaatgtaataactgtatttatattcattgttaattttgtatattcttatgttattttatttttagtatgaACCATTatctttatatgtgtcaattaagtattttttaatacaTGTTTGATGTTAGAACACTaattgggtggaggcttcaaataagctctctgagttttctgcctcttcctgcacattatattattaataaataaacataaacatgaacTGAGCGTGAGCAGCAGGTCTCAgtctgactcctcctcctcctgtgtctctgacAGGCTGTGGATATGGCAGTCAGAAGTACCTGGTGCGGTTGCTGACCTACCTGCCTGGAACTACGATTTCCAAGGTTCCTCTAACGCCACAGCTACTGTACGAGGCGGGCCAGACCGCTGCCCAGATGGACCAAATACTACAAAAGGTAGAACCTGGAGAACCTGGAGAACCTTCTGGATCTGTCTCTGTGGTTATTTTCTATAggatttaaaatgatctttaagtTCATGCAGCAGCGTCACCCTCATTAGTTCACCGTCTGATGTTTGCCCTCACAACAAAGTGAACACTTAACTTTACAACATGAAGGAGGTTTTATTCAAAGCAGCTCACAGCTACAGTTTAtacgtcttcttcttcttcttcttcttcttcttcttcttcttcttcttcttcttcttcttctgcctcttcctccctccatctctctctcataTATTCCTCAGATGGAGCATCCTCACCTGAGCGTCCTTCAGAGAGAGGCATTCAGATGGAGTCTTTCAAACCTCCCCCTCCTGGAGTCCTACCTTCACCTGATGGACGGAGACCCTCTACAGGAA encodes:
- the LOC117809881 gene encoding hydroxylysine kinase-like, with protein sequence MAAQHVKPNFSQSQASELVKRLFRLTPSEVRSLPSYDDQNFYVAAEEGGEYVLKITNSEDSKNSVMIQVQTHAMTFMHQNGLPAQTALPTTSGQLMSLEETGCGYGSQKYLVRLLTYLPGTTISKVPLTPQLLYEAGQTAAQMDQILQKMEHPHLSVLQREAFRWSLSNLPLLESYLHLMDGDPLQEVVKSVLHQFKTFVVPRWDSLRK